Proteins from one Microtus pennsylvanicus isolate mMicPen1 chromosome 7, mMicPen1.hap1, whole genome shotgun sequence genomic window:
- the Cnn3 gene encoding calponin-3 — protein sequence MTHFNKGPSYGLSAEVKNKIASKYDQQAEEDLRNWIEEVTGMGIGTNFQLGLKDGIILCELINKLQPGSVKKVNESSLNWPQLENIGNFIKAIQAYGMKPHDIFEANDLFENGNMTQVQTTLVALAGLAKTKGFHTTIDIGVKYAEKQARRFDEGKLKAGQSVIGLQMGTNKCASQAGMTAYGTRRHLYDPKMQTDKPFDQTTISLQMGTNKGASQAGMSAPGTRRDIYDQKLTLQPVDSSTISLQMGTNKVASQKGMSVYGLGRQVYDPKYCAAPTEPVIHNGSQGTGTNGSEISDSDYQAEYPDEYHGEYPDDYPREYQYGDDQGIDY from the exons ATGACCCACTTCAACAAGGGCCCTTCCTACGGGCTCTCCGCCGAGGTCAAGAACAAG ATCGCATCCAAGTATGACCAGCAAGCGGAGGAAGATCTGCGCAACTGGATAGAAGAGGTGACAGGCATGGGCATCGGCACCAACTTCCAGCTGGGCCTGAAGGACGGCATCATTCTCTGCGA acTCATAAACAAGCTACAGCCAGGCTCTGTGAAGAAAGTCAATGAATCCTCACTAAACTGGCCTCAG TTGGAGAATATCGGCAACTTCATCAAAGCCATTCAGGCTTACGGTATGAAGCCCCATGACATTTTTGAAGCAAATGATCTTTTTGAGAATGGCAACATGACCCAGGTTCAGACTACACTGGTGGCCCTAGCAGGTCTG GCAAAAACAAAAGGCTTCCACACAACCATCGACATCGGAGTCAAGTATGCAGAAAAACAAGCAAGACGTTTTGATGAAGGCAAATTAAAGGCCGGCCAAAGTGTAATTGGCTTACAG ATGGGAACCAACAAATGTGCCAGCCAGGCGGGTATGACAGCCTACGGGACCAGGCGGCATCTTTATGACCCCAAGATGCAGACCGACAAACCCTTTGACCAGACCACGATTAGTCTGCAGATGGGTACCAACAAAGGAGCCAGCCAG GCTGGGATGTCAGCACCGGGTACCAGAAGAGACATCTACGACCAGAAGCTAACATTACAGCCCGTGGACAGCTCGACCATCTCGCTGCAGATGGGAACCAACAAAGTGGCTTCCCAGAAAGGAATGAGCGTGTACGGGCTTGGGCGGCAAGTGTACGACCCCAAGTACTGTGCCGCCCCTACAGAACCCGTCATTCACAACGGAAGCCAGGGCACAGGAACAAATGGGTCAGAAATCAGTGATAGTGATTACCAGGCGGAGTACCCTGACGAGTATCATGGCGAGTACCCCGATGACTACCCCCGAGAATACCAGTATGGCGATGACCAGGGCATTGACTATTAG